GGAAATGCCGTTGCCGGGAACATCAGAAAGCGCGACAATGAGGCCGACATTCAGATTTTCTCCATGTCAGATGGTGGCGACGGTATGCTCGAAGCATTCTGCAAAGCCACGAGAGCCAAGCGTCTTTCTGTGCCAACCCGCGATGCCCTGATGCGGCGGATTGAGGCGCAATATGGCATCACCAGCGACGGAACAGCAATCATAGAGATAGCACAGGCAAGCGGACTCATGCGCATTGAGCCTGAACAACGCAACCCCATGCGTGCCACCTCGTATGGCACAGGACTTCTTGTTGCCGATGCACTGCGCCGTGGCTGCCACAAAATGATTATCGGATTGGGTGGCAGTGCCACAAGCGACGCTGGCATAGGCATGCTTCGTGCTCTGATTGAAACCTTTGCTCCGGAAGGAAATTTCAAGGATATTCAATCCCGATTTGACCGTTGTGAAATCATATTGGCAAGCGATGTGACGAACCCTCTCTATGGCATTAACGGTGCAGCCCACGTGTTTGCTGCCCAAAAAGGAGCCACACCAACTATGATTGAAGCCTTGGATGCCCGCGCAAAGCAGTTTGCAGAGCATGCAGCCAAAAGCATGGGAATAGATAAAAGCATGCAACCCGGTGCGGGAGCAGCAGGAGGTTTGGGCTATGCTTTTATGCAATTCCTCAACGGAAAGATGCTGTCGGGTGCAGAACTGCTGTTAAAACTGCTCGATTTCGACAACATCATTGCCAATGCCGACCTTATCATCACAGGCGAAGGAAAGAGCGACAGCCAGACGCTCATGGGCAAACTGCCGGCCATTATCATGCAGCATGCCTGCCGACACCACATTCCAACCTTATTAATTTCAGGCCAGATTGAAGACCACGAACGTCTCATGGCTGCTGGTTTCAGGGCGGCATGCGGCGTAACTCCTGCCGACATGCCACTCCACAAAGCCATGATGCGCGACCAAGCCATAGCCAACATTAGGGAATTTCCTCTCCCCCTTTAGGGAAATTCCTTTCTCCTACCCTTTTATTTGTTCTATTTTTGCAATGTGAAGAAGAGGCAACGAGAGCCTCGGATATCATTATTTATATAGCAACAAATAAAACATACAGGTATGAAAAAGTTTATATTAGCCCTCGTAACACTGTTCACTTTAACAGTCTCGGCCAATGCAATGAGCTATGAACAGGCTCGCCAGCAGGCTTTGTTCCTTACTGACAAGATGGCGTATGAACTGAACCTCACAGACGAACAGTATGAGGCTGCCTACGAAATCAACCTCGACTATCTGATGAGTGTCAATGATTACAGCGACCTCTACGGCGTTTATTGGACACAACGCAATCTTGATTTAAGCTATATTCTGCTCGATTGGCAATACAGAACCTATTGCGCAGCCAACTATTTCTATCGCCCACTCTATTATAACGACGGCTACTGGCGCTTCAGAGTCTATGCCCGTTACCCACATAGAGACTACTTCTATTTCGGTCGGCCAGGTTTCTATGCCGTCTATCGCGGTGGACACAGCTGGCGAATCAATGGCGGACAAAGTTGGTATCGCGGTCGGGATTTCGGTTGTAGAGACTCACATCGATACATAGGTATGCGTGATCATTTCAACCAAGGCAACTATGGACGTGGTTTCAGCAGCCGCAATTTCGACAACTACGGCAATGAGAACCGAGTGTTCGGAGGCAACAGAAACAGCCGCATCTACGGTAACGACATGCGTGGGAACCGCTCATTCGGCGGCTACGACAACTACGACTCACGCAGTAACCGCTCGTTTGACAACAACACACGTACACGTATATTTGGTGGCAGTGCTGCATCCGAAAGCCGTGGTAATGGCGCTTTCAACAACCGACAGAGCAGCACCCGGTCTACTGTTCCCGCTATTCCTACCCGCCCATTCGGTGCTGACCGCGGTAGTTCTATCCAGGAACCAACCCACGTTTTCGACCGTCCAAGCACAGGACACACCTTTGGCGGCAGCGCACCAAGCCGTTCTTTCAATGACAATGCGCCTACACGTTCGTTCGGAGGCAGTGCTCCAAGC
The nucleotide sequence above comes from Segatella oris. Encoded proteins:
- a CDS encoding glycerate kinase; protein product: MKYIVAMDSFKGSLSSEEAGNAVAGNIRKRDNEADIQIFSMSDGGDGMLEAFCKATRAKRLSVPTRDALMRRIEAQYGITSDGTAIIEIAQASGLMRIEPEQRNPMRATSYGTGLLVADALRRGCHKMIIGLGGSATSDAGIGMLRALIETFAPEGNFKDIQSRFDRCEIILASDVTNPLYGINGAAHVFAAQKGATPTMIEALDARAKQFAEHAAKSMGIDKSMQPGAGAAGGLGYAFMQFLNGKMLSGAELLLKLLDFDNIIANADLIITGEGKSDSQTLMGKLPAIIMQHACRHHIPTLLISGQIEDHERLMAAGFRAACGVTPADMPLHKAMMRDQAIANIREFPLPL